The Sulfolobus acidocaldarius DSM 639 genome has a window encoding:
- a CDS encoding glycogen/starch/alpha-glucan phosphorylase, with translation MIISITPEIATDEVPIYAGGLGILEGDKYLEASKYNEKYVVLTLFYPNGHSRYYVNNEIREEVVDYSYLEENMVNEGDIEIQARPGNVKLKVLSIARGNAKVVYFKTISPDWAVRATSRLYVEDSKFDYEYKYIILAKASEEYVKKLDNVKAVYAHESLAGLALIGLYGKYETHLVTHTPGPWGHPYFSSRTLREEFGIHVDVEDVMLTKLLLNYSNYFHTVSVKHNDLTKIMFPESSPSPLTNGVSFDRWMHEEVKKIYNTGKGSFGEARVKARNDLLSLLRKYKEIDQDKLIVVWARRMTRYKRPYFVSRLIREMGKDLNVVFVIAGKAHPRDAEGIVYMNEFNWLSKELKNVIYIHDYSLTNAKYILSGGDLLLFTPFSGWEACGTSYMKAGINGVPTLSSKDGGTLEIIKDGYNGYFFGEDIREFVDIYNSPKAKEIDSRDYVDFVNKFLYIINKAESDRDWFKNLSENTFSSFIKFCDIKRVMDKVIT, from the coding sequence GTGATAATATCAATAACACCAGAAATAGCCACTGATGAAGTTCCAATTTATGCAGGAGGATTAGGAATACTAGAGGGCGACAAATATCTAGAGGCATCAAAATATAATGAAAAGTACGTAGTGTTAACATTATTTTATCCAAATGGTCACTCAAGATATTACGTTAATAACGAAATAAGGGAAGAGGTAGTGGATTATTCTTACCTAGAGGAAAATATGGTAAATGAAGGAGATATCGAGATACAGGCTCGACCAGGAAATGTAAAATTAAAAGTACTGTCTATAGCGAGAGGAAATGCAAAAGTTGTGTATTTTAAGACAATTAGTCCAGATTGGGCAGTAAGGGCTACTAGTAGACTATACGTCGAGGACAGTAAGTTTGATTATGAGTATAAGTACATCATTCTGGCTAAAGCCTCAGAGGAATATGTAAAGAAGTTAGATAACGTTAAGGCTGTATACGCGCATGAATCACTTGCTGGCTTAGCATTGATAGGGCTTTATGGTAAATATGAAACTCATTTGGTTACTCATACTCCAGGTCCATGGGGTCATCCCTATTTCTCCTCCAGGACATTAAGGGAGGAGTTTGGAATTCATGTGGATGTGGAGGATGTAATGCTTACAAAACTACTTTTGAACTACTCTAATTATTTTCACACAGTGTCGGTAAAACATAATGACCTGACCAAAATTATGTTTCCTGAGTCTAGTCCTTCACCTCTTACCAATGGTGTAAGCTTTGATAGATGGATGCATGAAGAAGTAAAAAAGATCTACAATACCGGTAAGGGCTCATTTGGAGAGGCTAGAGTTAAAGCCAGGAACGATTTATTGAGTCTACTGAGAAAGTACAAAGAGATAGATCAAGATAAGTTGATAGTAGTCTGGGCTAGAAGAATGACTAGATATAAGAGACCTTATTTCGTGAGCAGGTTAATCAGAGAGATGGGCAAGGACTTGAACGTAGTATTTGTGATAGCAGGAAAGGCTCATCCTAGGGATGCTGAAGGAATAGTGTATATGAACGAGTTTAATTGGTTAAGTAAGGAGCTGAAGAACGTTATATACATTCACGACTACTCCTTAACCAATGCAAAGTATATATTGTCAGGGGGAGACTTGCTGTTATTCACCCCATTCTCTGGGTGGGAAGCCTGTGGGACTAGTTACATGAAGGCTGGTATAAATGGTGTACCTACACTTTCATCAAAAGATGGGGGAACATTGGAGATAATAAAGGATGGTTATAACGGATATTTCTTTGGAGAGGATATTAGGGAATTTGTGGATATATATAACTCGCCTAAAGCTAAAGAGATAGATAGCAGAGATTACGTTGATTTTGTCAATAAATTCCTTTACATAATAAATAAGGCTGAATCTGATAGAGATTGGTTCAAAAATTTAAGTGAAAATACGTTCTCGTCATTTATTAAATTCTGTGACATAAAGAGGGTTATGGACAAAGTGATAACCTAG